TTAACCCCTTATTTTAACCTACTCGATAACCAGTGCTACAAAGTTGAAATCTAATTGAAGAACTAGTTACTGTATTAGAAACAAATAAACTTAGATAAAATTGCTGCAATAAAGTAAACTCTTAaaaaatttcacacaaaaaaatggaaagttttttttttaccaattagaTAGATATTTAGtgaaattcaaaacaattatctGACAAATAGGTGTGCTGACTGGCCAgtatgatttaaaacaatttaatggaCATAACGCTGGTTTACAATGGTAGCCGTTGATATACGCAAAGAATGGATAATAAAGAAGAGTACAATGAACACAAGGAGAACAAGCTGATGTCCAAAGTTTAATTCCTAGACAACACAGATGATTCCGTGGGAGGAAATCTAGCCAGTAAAACATTACAGTACGGATAAAACAGCGGGCgaaaagaacagtaaatacagaaaaaaaatcttggaTAACGCGGAGAAGTACAGACGaaccagcgatgaaactaaacaaataacCTGAACATCACAACATCGCTGATGAACACAGTAGGATTTAAGTGTCCCAAAAAAATGACGTTTCGGAAACTGACATCTGATCCCATCATCAGGCACAGACTGATTGACTGCGGACAATGCCGAAACACTGGTAAGTAGAGAGCggaaaattttgcggattcatttcgcgataggctaacatTCAAATAAGTGCTGCTTTTGCTGTTTGCTCATCTGGAGGActcagggccaatgagaaacaatcAAATCTGTATCGAATCACGGGCTACCACGCTGGGATGTCTTACAAGACAGTGTCCAACGAGAGGGCAACATTTTCCCAGAGATGGAGATCAACCTAGAGGTCAATTAActcgcgaatttttacagtcccttactggcaaataataaaaaaatcagccATGAGCGTAATAGCACGATGTTTGCAATGTTCAGAGTCCCGAAAGCAAGCGTGTTGTAATCCTCAAGTTtatgacaaaaatttaaatattgaaatgtagaaatgtgttgtaattctttttaatagttttacttgtgatgttacaaaaaatatttttaaaaaatatttttagatgcGTATGCTTTAAATAAGAAAGAACTAAAACTACTGAAAAACCTTTGATCGTAGGCTTTCGTAACCatagttttttaaacaaaatttttttgggaagggggggggggggggagttaagaCCAACTCTAAATAAATACTGAATTGCTCGATAGTTCGACTTGCTATATTGCAGCAGTAGTATAGAAATGCCGATACGGgtgcaatgtatttcttatgggactacggcttGTTGGCATCGACAGCTTACTGGCGGCTGGTGAATGAGGATTTCAAGCCtctttttaggatttttcaccatgtttaactaaataaatgttttttttttcctgaaataaatttttttgacgtgataacgttttataaatcgatgaacgccggctgcacacacgaaaaagcatgactcattatcacgttccgcctgagccgagcgtgcaagcaaGAGCGCGAACAAgtgatagagaggcacgatcggcctaagcgttcggcttgtgacatctatctctcttccactcacgttatcacgtaaaattatcgttattatgacttacagacaaccccccttctttttttttttttttttgcatttagccTACTAATGATTTAACCAAGGACAAGAATCGATCGAATCatttggaggctggtagatgaggaatttatacctattttaggattttttctttggaaaccagttgcctagaaaatagtttgtaatactacaagaaacgtattgtaactttgtacaacacatggctatagtcatttttgcacatattaaatacttttttcgacATACATAATATGgagtatttcttaaaaaaattggtgcataattttatatttgaattgatgtttcattcgagtataatttttttcaaccatggaaaagatattcGAATagttaataatttgactttatttggtttagTATCATTATTAACCTTCCGTTAGGCGCGCGCGCCTGACAGGTGCATTCTTATCTTGTTTATGTTCCCTGCACGAGGTCGTGTGTCGGGGAGGGGGCTGCTATCGTCTAGCTTCCTAACTTTTGTTTCTTCTTTGGTTAGTTCATGCATGACTGTTGACGGAGTTACTTCAAGGCTGTGGCAGCCATTTTCACCCTGCAGGTGCAGCGCGACTACTGACGTAAGTTTTTCGACTATGATATTTTCAATTGCTATCTTCACCAAATTGCTTATTAATTCTATTCAATTACACACTTATTAGCTAAGATTGTGAATTTAACATTAACTACTGAAAAAATAGAATCACCTAGTAGGTGTGACGCGACTTCATGTGTTTGTTTTACAATATGTGTTTCAGGAtggctgggaaaaaaataatttataacttggATAATCCTGAAGACGTCAAGAAAATCCATAGTATGCTGTTTGATGATACTTCGGGAGATGAGGACTTTGGAGAACAATCTGATTCTGATAGTGAAGATCAGATACACAAGCGAGAGGAAAATTCAGACACTGAGCAAAGCTGTAATGAATCAGATGGTGATGATCCCGGTAATGCATCTTACTACATGGCAAACCATAAGAAAAATGGTAAGATCGTCGATTCGTACCAATGGAACAAATGCCCATGTCCGAACAAGAGGAGAAGAGGTAAGCAAAATTTGTTATTACACATCCCTGGGGTTATAGGAACAGCAATGAATGCTGAAACCATTTTAGATACCTGGCTTATTCTTTTTGATGAGTCAATACTCGACTCTGTTGTTGCATGGACAAACCAACATATTGAACTTGTAAGACCTCAATTTAATCGCCTCAGAGATGCACGTTCGACGGATGTAATAGAGATGAAGGCTTTTATGGGTTTGTTGTACCTAGCTGGTGTGTATCGTGGGTCACGCCTGAACTTAGAAGACCTTTGGGATCCCTCTGgggatggtgttgaaacatttaggCTCACCATGTCCTTAAAACGCTTCCGATTTTTGATGAGGTGTATTCGATTTGACAACAAAGAGACGAGAAATGAAAGGAAAGAACTAGATCGAATTGCACCAATACGAGaatgttttgaaacatttgttgCTAATTGCCAGAAAAGTTACTCTCTTGGAGAGAATGTCACACTTGATGAAAAATTAGAAGCATTTCGGGGTCGTTGCGGTTTCCGCCAGTACATTCCCTCCAAAACCTGCCAAATATGGAATCAAGATCTTTGCACTTGTAGATTCCAAAATGTATTACACTTTCAACATGGAAGTATATGCTGGGAAACAACCAGGTGGACCGTATGCTGTCAGTAATCATTGTACAGATGTTGTTCATAGGATGGTATCGCCCATAGTCAACTAAGGACGAAATGTTACTACTGATAATTGGTTCAGTGATGTTCCACTTTTGAGTGATCTGGTCGATAAAAAACTATCCCTTGTtgccacactgaaaaaaaataaatggcaaATCCCTGACGTATTCAAACACATGGCTAACAGAAGTGAAAAGTCTAGTATATTTGGATTCAGAAAAGAAGGGACTTTAGTTTCCTATGTTCCtaggaaaaacaaaaatgtatttctcaTATCCAGCCTTCATTTTGACGATGCAATCGATGATTCTACTGGGCCTTCAAAAAAACCGGACatcgtaacattttacaatgaaactAAAGGTGGTGTGGATACGGTGGATAAATTGTGTGCAACGTATAACGTGGCGAGAAATGCTCGGCGGTGGCCtttggtaatattttttgctATGCTCAATGTGGCCGGTATCAACGCACAAGTCATTTACTCTGGAAACGGTTATGTTGTAGCCAACCGCAGGACATTTTTACGCCAACTTGCCAAAAGTCTTGTTTCAGAAGAAATGACACGACGCAGTGCTGAAAAACAGAATTTACACATAACACTTCGGCACAGATTGACAGAAGTAACCAAGCAGCCTCTCAAGTGTAGGGAATCGAACAGCAAATCACAAGAGATGAACGACCAAAACAATAAAAGGAAATTGTGTGAGCCTTGTCGCGAAGACAAACAACGCAaaaataccaaatattgttgCGCTACTTGTggcaaatatttgtgtttgagtCATGTCACTATTATTTGCAAAGATTGTTATGAATGTAAGACATCTTCTGCAGATGATGGTTTGGAAGTTGATAGTGAATAAGTGCAAAAGGCCTGTGAGTTGGTGAAAAAAAGACAGCTGAAAAACAAACAGTGtctgcaatttttatattttatgtgttctCTGAATTTTTAgtgcttttgttttttcattttatcatgCTATTTTACTTCAAAACATATTTCCATCTGGACTCATTTATACGAGAAGAAAAGTTTGTATATTACCTATTAATTTCACAAAGATTTGGATTGTGTATGTACCAAATAAGAAGTGTAAATAATGCATGGAATTAATCGAAATATAAGAACTTACATATTTCATAACATATCTcactaaattatgttttatttaaatactgaaaaataattttaaaatattatacctgAATTTCTTTGTTACTGATCTACAGCtattgttttggattttttatgcatttatactgtggtaatattaacaataaattatgaagattcttatgttaaataaattttaaatttacattttaaatctttacATATATACAGTTCAAATTTACATGGTATTGTAATGAAACTCTTCAGTAGTGGGGATTTATGTTGGTGGAAATAGGAGGAGCACCTCACAGGTGCATTGCGCCAATCCATGTTTGAAACATAGGTGCGCCTATCGGAAGGTTAACATGCTAAGTCAAAACTGGAACACTATTCAGGGAtctgtttacaaatatctttaactactggaggtactgggacaacacaagacGTAAATAcatgggtaagaatccgaacccagaattactgcgaacattttttttaatgatttgtttaatttcatgtaaatgttcaaattaaaaaatatatttaaattacataGTATTTCTGTTCCGTTAAAAAATGTCCGTTGCATGATGGGATAATGTTCAGGATTGTAAGTAGAAGTTCAGTTTCTCCCGTTTTATGGAATCAGCAACTTTTGATCGTAGGCTTTAAACAaagtattttgacgtgataacgacttataaatcgatgaacgccggctgcacgcacgaaaaattatcacgttccgcctgagccgagcgtgcaagaaccggccaaccaccgtgcaagaaaatcttatataatttcaaattaggttaaggcgggctttttaactaattgttcgtgattatatttaaaccaattatttaaattaaatttgcaaaaactgtaaataatatttgaaaataaaaaagaatgcaaatttttatcaatgttttcttattacgttttcacgtaaaattatcgtccgtaaaccgactttacagacaaccccctttttttttataaaaggggggggggggggttatggagGGATTGTTGGAAGAGGGGTAGTTGTAACATGTCCGAGGAAATACTGAAGTGCCTGACTGGAACTGGAAAACAGTGGGATTCCGATGGAAAATTGACCTCGGGTGAAAACAATGATGATAACCAACAATCTTGTGAATTGTGGCAACAATTTAGAAAATTTAGAAAATCGATGAGAACGAATCCTTTTATGAAGCTTAGTTCTTTGTGTTTACCCGCGTATTTTCTGCGTtgaaaaaaatcgtaaaaaaatgtTCACGTATCACGATTAACACTTCAAAGGGGAATTTGATTCTTTTGAGTGTTTTCGCTATGTACACCCGAGTAGAGACGAATCCAGtgaaattacccccccccccttttttttgttgacagAATCCCACCTCCCTACTAATTAGGGGAAAAATGCAATGGATAAAATTAGTTAGAAGTAAAAATTTttgtctattattttttttaaatacacttaTTTATTGCGGATGGATATTTATTAACAACATACTTAGATTTTCTCTAATGTTGAGACTAAGTTGTTAGTAACTAAATATTTGGTCTATTTAGGGGAAAAAAGCTTAAccattatatttttgtataattttatacatatttttttaaaaaatatttctaaaggtGTAAAGAGCATTATTATGGccgaaaaaaaacgtattaacgcgtcaaagttttaaaaaaaatttggtacgAACTTTACCGTTccgtctttttttttatgtggaagAGTGTATTTCAGACACGAGGTGGCCTCCCCCCTGCCCTTCTCGTAACCAATATTATCACTTTCCCTCATCAGTACGCCCCTTCACTCGAGGTCTTCAGTTGTTGGAACTGTTccaaactgacaaaaaaaaaattgtgctggatcaaacatacatatatatatatatagtttggtCAGACCAGTCAGATCTACCTGATTCGCAGTAGATCTCGCAGCTGCGCGGGCGGAGCGCACAGGAGCAACGGGAGACACGGCACCGCGCCACGGCGGGCTGAGGCAGAaagccagccaatcagaggcgaGGGCCCTCGAGTGCTGGGTCATCGCCGGCGCGTGGGGGGGGGTCGacggtgtgtgcgtgtgtgcgtgtgtgtaagTGGCGGGAGAGAGCAGGGGAGAGGGCTGGGGCATTGTCTCCCGATCGCTGAGCCGCGCTGAGACAATGCCCAGCGGGAAGCCACCGCTGGGAGGATCGAAGGAGCAAGCCAAGAGGAGGGGAGGGTCTTAAAAACATGCCCACGCAGAAACACAGGTTCTTTGCAACGGGCCATATTTGGTTTGCGTTTAAGGAGGGGTCTCCTAAGCCTGGATGTCCGCCCTACCCCCACCCACCTACCCGGCCCGTCATTTTAACAAGTTAAGGGTTATTTCTGGAAATTTTAACACCATagagagacaggaaaaatttcgcAGATACATTTTGTGATGAGCTGAAATGTAACTACTTATACCTAGAGGCGTGTATTTTTAGCGAAAAGATTTCGCGACTAgccgagagttaaaaaaaaaccactgtagcatcgtctgtggttcgtgattggttgggtttctttcaggtgcatgttaaCTGTTGGTACACGAATTACAGACGTGAATTATTGtagaagcaaaagcgtcctgaatggtcAGGATAAAAGAGGAAATTATCTAATGCAGAAGGTCACCGGTTACAATTTAGAAACCACTAGTGTCGTCAtacattattgcagtctaatgactTTTTTTTCGCGAAGTATACCTGCTTTTACCTTTGTattgcttttgctattggctaacAGTTAATCCGGAGGACTCTGGAACGATGAGAAATCTTCAACCAAAAAGTACccaatcacaagttaccaagCTGGGGGCGTCTTACTAATATTTACttatacatttacacgaaaataactgtattactaaaaaaaatattgtgttcagTAATACTGAGTTTGGATTATTACCCGGCATTTATGCTTTATattgtcccagtaactccaatagttacccgttccagtattaaccgcgcacataataagcatgctACAACAAAATAAGGTTGAAATTGTTgaatattgaattatatttttcatgctttaaaaattatatttcagtgaaacatcaataattaaaatataaaattatacaccaattttggaataaaaaactcagtattatctcgaaaaacgtatttcatataagccaaaataaccatagccatgtgggGTACAAAAGTTACATATAGTCTTTGTATTACAAAcgatttcttggcaacttgtatccaaaggaatctttcgtaaaaatacagaaaattttattCTGTGTATTGTAGCACGTTAAATATAAATGTTGGAAACTGTCCACTGAAATCATATTGAGTTTATctctaaaaatgttttagttttgtaatttaATGTTTCGGCATGCTCCTGCAAACTGTagattgtttattttgtttgctcaTTCTTATTTTGGGTTGTATGTATCTCACCATTCAATAAACAACTTGTTAACATATTTTCTTATTATAGTGTCCCGAAAAtgtcgtgaaattagtttacaaGTTATTTGTAGACATCCTGTACCGAGAAAAAAATCTTGTCGTTATTGACCGTTGGACAGTTTGACAATTTCGTTGACTTCGATAAATTTATGACCAACATAGGCGTTACAATTTTACACCCATCACTTCCCCGGGTCTCAGAAAGTAAGCGAGTCTTAAACTGCGTTATCGGGTTCGACGCTCGTTCATCGTGGTCCCTTTATACCCTTTCGTATAATACTTTacagatataatttttatgtgttaCATCCCAGCATaaagtatacggcatttggtgggagtactttagtgaatggaacggaagtcacatggaacggaaatgtgtaaccgccaTATGTGGCGGATCGCGAACCTAAGTTCACAAATACACCCGGTACATTATAGAatcaactgtttaatgaattttgacaaAATGGGCagggttttaataaaattacttttatcggagccgtttcattatatagtttaaaatttatgttttgctccggcagcgaattctagctgctggtacggaaactatgtgtgattcgcgtcaataaatgtatatttatcacgttcagcactattttaaaaaaaattctacgttaaatttcgtgtccgattatCTTaacataagtgtatttgcaacatgagaacacataaatctaaattttctcgttaccgaagttagatgctACACATTTCTGGCGCTTACTCAAAGCCctgcttgatttttttatattttaataaaagctGTTTGTTCAATACAGAATCCTCCAATACAGACATATCTAATAAGCGACCCGCTAAACAATTAAGTCTGCTCCCACGAAATaagtttttgttattaaattatttggtttttacGGTTAAAGAAGAAATAAATGGAAGTGTGTAGCTTTAATGTGTACCTATATCTAATAGAAATTTCGTTTATTATAGTTTATTACCTTCTCAAATACACCAACTATCTCCATTTACAAAAGCcaaaattatgtattatttttgtatggcccaccaattttttttttttcattggcccgatGAATAAACTAAATGAATAAACCTGTTCCAACAGGTTCCTGATTTTTTTAGTGTTTGCCCTTCTCTAATGACTTCGTTGTCAACAGAACGTAGAAAAAATCGTGTTCAGGTATCTGCAACaaggtttttttgttaaaaaaaatacttttgaagtaGGGGGTAAACAGTGTTATTTGGCCCGACTTGGGCCGACGTTTATTTAGTCGAATGTGGCAAACAAGCGCTTTTAAAGCGAGTGTTTTTTGTCTACTGTTGCTGAGGGCCTTGCTCAACCAGCAACAGACCTGAACATCAAACAGCAGGAAACGTTGCGAAACAAATGGTAAAAGAAAGGCTTTTTCGCAAATCACAGCTTCACACGAGGCAGTCAGCCAACGTGCGGAGCACGtcgatgatgattatgatgatgcaCTCGTGACTGTGTTGGCATTCGTAACGGTGCCAAGAGAGGTGGGACGGGCTGTGCCTGGGGTCACGGGTCAAGGACTCCTTCGTGCCTCGACAGGAATGACGTAGGAATGCGCAAGGACATTTCACCTCCGTATCCCCTTCCTTTCGCAATCCCGCGTCGATACTGCCGCAGCACAATGGCTGATTCCGAACTCATAATAATGTAGTATCCGGAATTAACTCCCTTATAATATTTCGTGATTtgtacattaatttaaattaattcgtAATATGGCACTGAGCAGCGCTTCAGTACAATTTCCTTCAGTTCAGTTCAATAATTCTAGAATGGGTCCCGATAAGGGACAGCTGTGCGTTTTCCTGTGTTTAATTAATAGATATCTCAgctaaaaaaatagtaataattctcAAAATGCCACAATCAAAAACGTCATAAAGCCAGATCACTCTGAGATCAccttttatttaaacattttttttccataattaatATTTCGAACAAGATGCTGAACCAATCACGTGAAAACTTGAACACGTTACTGGCAAAAGCCATACATAGTTTACCTATTTCCGATTGATTATAAAATAcacttttcaaaaatattacacgCATGTATAGATTTCTCTAAGCAATTACAGGCGTTTAAATCTCTACAAAATTACAACATGAAAATTATGtcttataatgaaaaaaatcagaGGGCGGTTCGTATCAAGTAATTCAAAGTCATTAAGCTTACAGTCGCGCGCTTTCATTACAAAAATCATCACTGGCTGTGCGATCAATCAAAAACGATTACGATAAGATAGCGATCATCCAATGCTACATATTCATAATTACTCATAAaggccaaaaaatatttttatatcatacctctgaaaaattcagttttac
Above is a genomic segment from Bacillus rossius redtenbacheri isolate Brsri chromosome 7, Brsri_v3, whole genome shotgun sequence containing:
- the LOC134534000 gene encoding piggyBac transposable element-derived protein 4-like; the encoded protein is MAGKKIIYNLDNPEDVKKIHSMLFDDTSGDEDFGEQSDSDSEDQIHKREENSDTEQSCNESDGDDPGNASYYMANHKKNGKIVDSYQWNKCPCPNKRRRGKQNLLLHIPGVIGTAMNAETILDTWLILFDESILDSVVAWTNQHIELVRPQFNRLRDARSTDVIEMKAFMGLLYLAGVYRGSRLNLEDLWDPSGDGVETFRLTMSLKRFRFLMRCIRFDNKETRNERKELDRIAPIRECFETFVANCQKSYSLGENVTLDEKLEAFRGRCGFRQYIPSKTCQIWNQDLCTCRFQNVLHFQHGSICWETTRWTVCCQ